Genomic DNA from Spirochaetaceae bacterium:
TCCTCGACCAGGTAGGGATTGATCACGGTGAACTCGCCGCTGATGTTGCTCTTTACGTAGATGTTCTTGTAGGGCGGCTCGAAGCTCGGGAAGCAGCCGGCGATGTTGGATATGGTCGCGGTCGGAGCGATCGCCATGGTGTTGGAGTTGCGCATGCCGTGGCGCGCCACGTGCTCACGGACCGGCGTCCAGTCGAGCGCGCCGCCGGCGTCCACCGCCAGCGCCATGCCGCGCTCCTCCTCCAGCAGGGCCAGGGTGTCGTGCGGCAGCACGCCGCGGTCCCACTTGGAGCCGCGGTAGCTGGCATAGGTGCCGCGTTCGGCGGCGAGCCGCGAGGAGCCGAGAATGGCGTGGTAGGAGATCGACTCCATCATGCGGTCGACCACGGTCATGGTGGCGGGATCCTCGTACGCCAGGTCGAGCTTGAACAGCGCGTCCTGCAGGCCCATCAGCCCGAGGCCGACCGGGCGATGGCGCAGATTGGAGTTCTTCGCCTCCTCGGTGGGGTAGAAGTTGATGTCGATCACGTTGTCGAGCATGCGCATCGCGACCGTTACCGTGTCGGCGAGCAACGCCTCGTCCACCCCGCCGGAGGTGACGTGCTTCTCCAGGTTCACGGAGCCGAGGTTGCACACGGCGGTCTCGGTGGCCGAGGTGTTGAGCGTGATCTCCGTGCACAGGTTGGAGCTGTTTACCACCCCGGCGTGGTCCTGCGGGCTGCGGATATTGCACGGGTCCTTGAAGGTGATCCACGGGTGACCGGTCTCGAACAGCATGCTGAGCATCTTGCGCCACAGCTTGACGGCCGGCAGCGTGCGGTGGCGGCGCAGCTTGCCGGCGCGCGCGAGCTCCTCGTAGTGGAGGTAGCGCTGTTCGAACCTGCGGCCGTAGAGGGAGTGCAGATCGGGAGTCTCGTCGGGCGAGAACAGCGTCCACTCCCGGTCGGCGAGTACGCGTTTCATGAACAGGTCGGGAATCCAGTTGGCGGTGTTCATGTCGTGCGTGCGGCGCCGTTCGTCGCCGGTGTTGCGGCGCAGGTCCAGGAAGTCCTCGATGTCGAGGTGCCAGGTCTCCAGGTAGGCGCAGGTAGCGCCGCGGCGCTTGCCGCTGCGGTTGATGGCCAACGTCACGTCGCTGGCGATCTTCAGGAACGGCACCACGCCCTGGCTCTCCACGCCGGTGCTGCGGATGGCGGCGCCGGTGGCGCGGATGTTGCTCCAGTCGTTGCCGAGCCCGCCCGACCACTTGGAAAGCTGTGCATTGTCGGAGAACGCCTTGAAAATGCTGCCGAGGTCGTCGCCGACCGTGGTCAGGTAGCAGGAGCTGAGCTGCGGGTGATTGGTGCCGGCGTGAAACAGGGTCGGCGTGGAGGGTACGAAGCGCAGGCTCGAGATCAGCTCGTAGAAGCGAATCGCCTGCGCCTCGCGGTCCTGCTCGGGCACGGCGATGCCCATGGCGACACGCATCCAGAACGCTTGCGGCGTTTCGATGACCGCGCCCTCCACGCGGGTGAAGTAGCGTTCGTACAGCGTCTGCACGCCCATGTACAGGAACAGGTCGTCGCGTTCCGGGCGCAGGGCGCCGGCGAGACGCTCGAAGTCGTAGTCGAGCAGCCTTGCGTCGAACGTGCCGGCCTCGACGCCGCGGCGGATGCCGTCGCGGAACGCGTCCCGGTAGTCGGTGTCGAGGTTCTCGGCGGCCAACGGGGAGCCGATCACCTCCTTGTAGATACGGCGCAGGAACAGGCGCGCGGCGAGCCGGCTGTAGGAGGGGTCGCGCTCGATGAAGGATGCGCTCGCGAGCAGCAGCGCCTTTTCGACCTCGGCGCTCGAGATGCCGTCGTAGATATTGCGGATCGTCTCGCGCGCCACCTCGTCGACGGCGATCGCGGCGTCGAGCGCGACGCCGCCGACGCCGGCGGTGCCCTGCGCCGCGGCGCGGATGGTGCGTGTCAGCCGGGCGATGTCGAACAGCAACATGCGCCCGTCGCGGGCGCGCACGGTGAGCTTGCCGAGCAGCGACTGCTCGGCGACCTGGTCCTTGTGCTGCTCGCGTGCCTGCTGGCGCTCGGCCCGGTACAGGATGTATGCCTTGGCGATTTCGTACAGGCCGTTCTTGACCAGGTGCTTCTCGACGATGTCCTGGATGTTCTCGACGTTGGGATAGAGCTCGGTGAAGCGGGTGTCGATTTCGCCCACCACGGCCGCCACCACCGCGCTCAGGGTGCCGTTCTCGAGCGAGTCCCATTGGTCGGGGGGTGCGGTAGCCCGAATCGCCTTGGATATAGCGACACGGATCCGGCCGCCGTCGAAATCGACGACCTCGCCCGTTCGCTTGATGACCATCTGGCTCATCTACTCATGTACCCCCTGTGGCCCTGTGGCTTTTGTCTTCGCTGCATGGTCCCTTACTGCTGTTCCGGCGTTGCGTGTTCCGGAAAGAGCTCGCGCTGCACGGCGGCGGCGTCCGCGCCCGCCTGCGCGGTCGCCGCGTCCGGTCCGCGCACGGGAACCGGCAGGTAGGTACCCTCGTCGATGGCGCGTTCCACGTCAGCCTCGATAAGCTGAATGAGCCGTCGAGTCATTGAGGTGCCGCGTAGCGCGCAGACTGCATGAAACTGGTCGCGCAGCCGTATTGGCACCTGCCTGAGGTTTATGGCCCCGTAGGCGCGCATCTTGCTCCTTCCTGCCATAGCTGCCGGTATCATAAGCACCTGATGCGGCAGGGGTATCAACCGTATCACTTGTATTATCGGCAGTCAACTTGATTCGTTCCATCGGTGACGCGGGAAAATGGGTCGCGCCATGCCGCCGGCGTGCCCCGCGGCGCGGCACCTTCCTGACGCCGTCGAAGCCTCGCACCCGGTCTGAGTGATTGCGGTGTAACTCATGGTAGATAAATGGATTGTCGGGTGGCCGGGGGGGCGCGGTGCCCGGCGATGCAGACCAGGGCGCCGGTGTGGGTCAGGAACTGCTCGGCGGCCAGGTCGGCCACCACCGCGGCGAGCCGTTCGTCGGCGCAGCGCTCCTGCAACTCGGCGAGCGGCAGGCAGCGGCGGTCGGTGAGCAGGCGCAGCACGCGCCCGCGCAGCTCGCGCCGCGACCCGGCGAACGGTTCCTGCCGGCTGTAGTGGGCGCTGCGCCGGTTCGGGTTGCCGGGGCGCCGGCCGAGCACCGCGCCCCAGTCCATCAGCGCGTAGTACCAGTGCCGCGGCCGCCGGCGGTCGAGGGTGCGCGCCACCAGCGGCAGCAGGGCGGCATCCGGTACGTTGTCGGCGGCGGGGAAGAACTGGTGCAGGAACAGGCGTCGGATGTTGGTCTCGATGAACACCGCCGGTTGCGAGAAGGCGAACGCGAGCACGGCGCCGGCGGTGGCCGGGCCCACCCCCGGCAGGCGCAGCAGTGCGTCGCGGTCGGCCGGCAGCAGGCCGCCGTGCTCGCTCACCACGGCGCCGGCGGCGCGCTGCAGCGCCAGCGCCCGGCGGTTGTAGCCAAGGCCGGTCCAGCGTTCCAGGACCGCGGACAGCGGCGCCGCGGCCAGGGCGGCGGGGTCCGGGAAGCGCGCCAGGAAGCGTGCGTAGTGGTCGAGCGCGCGCGTCACCTGGGTCTGCTGCAGCATCACCTCCGACACCAGGATGGCGTACGGGTCGCGCGTATCGCGCCACGGCAGAACGCGGTAGTGGCGCCGGCCGTGCCAGCACACGCGGCGCCGGAACCGTTCCACCGCGGCGTCGTCGAGCGCCGCCGTGCCGGCTTCGGGCGCGCTGACGGAGCGGACCGGTCCGCGGCCGGCGCCCGTCCCGCCGGCCCGGCGGGCTTCGCCGTGACGGTCCGGCAGCACGCCGCGCCCTGCGCGCTCGCGGCGCACACCGTGGCGGTGGCGACCGGCTTCTTCGACGCGCCGGTCCGGCTCGGCATTCCGGGTGAGGACCTGCCCAAGTGCTCGCACTGCTTCCATGACGGGCACCCCTATTATGGCCGGCGGGTGGCGGTCGTGGGAGGCGGCAACTCGGCCGTGGAGACCGCTTTCGACCGGCAGCGCGCCGGCGCCCTGGTGACGCTGGTTCACCGCTCCGCCGAGTTGCGCCGCGGGGTCAAGTACTGGGTACGGCCGGAACTGGAGAACCGCATCGCCGACGGCGCCATCGAGGCGCGTTTCAACACGTCGGTGGAGGCCGTGGAGCCGGACGCCATCGTGGTGCGCGGCCCCGGCGGGCGCGAGCGGCTTGCGACGCCGTGCTGTTCCGGCGTTGGCAGCGACCCGGCAACCGCGGGTGCCGGAGCATGATCCGGCCACCTTGGAGACCGCGGTGCCGGGGCTGTTCGTATGCGGCGCGCTACTCGCCGGCAAACGTCGCCGGCAGCGTGTTTCATCGAAGACGGCCGGCACCACGGCGAGCGCATCGTCGCCGCCGTCCTGCGCCGCCCTCACTGCGCCGGGCGGCCGCCGGGTACGCGCGCTGCGTGCTCCACCGCAGCGGCGAGCAGGCGGCGCGCTGCGCCGTCGACGCTCAGGCCGGCGGCGGCCGCCGCGTGCTCGGCCTGGTGCGGTGAGCGGGCGCCCACGATGACGCCGCGCACGGCCGGGTGGCCTGCCGCCCAGGCGATGGCGAGCTGTTCGGCACGCACGCCGCGCTCGGCGGCCAGCGTGCGCAGCGCGGCGGACGCCCGCAGGTGGCGCGCCAGGAGCGGTTCGTTGAAGGCGGCGGCGTGCGCGCGCCAGTCGTCGCCGGGCAGGCGGCGCCGGCGGCGGGCGTCGAACGCCTCGGTGAGGATGCCGGACGCCAGCGGGCTGTAGGCCAGGGCCGCCACCCCGAGCGCGGCGCAGCGCGGCAGCAGTTCCGCCTCGGCGGCGCGGTCGAGCAGGTGGTAGGGAAGCTGCAGGGTCGCCACCGGACGCGCGGAATGCAGGCGCTGCAGGTCGTCGGCGGCCAGGTTGCATACGCCGCCGGCGACCACCTTGCCCTGCTCGATGAGGCGCCCGATCGACTCCCAGGCGGCGTCGATGTCGCAGTCGGGGCCGGGCCAGTGGATCTGGTACAGGTCGATGCGGTCGGTGCGCAGGCGGCGCAGGCTGGCCTCCACCTCGCCGAACACGCTCGCCGCGGTCAGCCGCGGATAGGGCCGCCGGCTGCCGGGCTGCCACAGAAAGCCGCACTTGCTCGCCACCCGCACCCGCGGGCGCAGGCCGTGGGCGGCGAGCGTGCGCCCGACCACCACCTCGGCGTGCCCGACCCCGTACACGGGAGCCGTGTCGATCCAGTCGATGCCCAGCTCCACGGCGCGCACGATGGTGGCCTCGGACTGGGCATCGTCCTGGCGCCCCCAGGAGTAGCGCCAGCCCTTGCCGCCCATTGCCCAGGTGCCGAGGCCGATCGCCGACCAGGACGCGAGGTCAGGCGCCAACGCCGAGGCGTCGGTGGGCTGTACACGCGGTTCGCCGGCCCCGCCGTGAGCGCCTCCGGCGACGGAGCCCCCCCGGCCGGCGTCCGCCGTTCCGGTCATCGCGCGCCGGCCGCGGCGGCGACGCGTTCGGCGAGCGCGGAGTGACGCCGGCGTTCGCCGCCGCGGCGCACCGCGATGGAGACCGCCATCTCGCTGCCGACCAGCACCACCAGCCGCTTGCCGCGGGTCACCGCCGTGTACAGCAGGTTGCGGCGCAGCATGACGAAGTGCTGCGTGTGCACCGGGATCACCACGGCCGGGAACTCGCTGCCCTGCGAGCGGTGGATCGATATCGCATAAGCGAGCACCAGGTCGTCGCGGTCTGGCCCGCCGTACTCCACGTGGCGGCCGGCGAAGTCGACCCGCACCGCGCCGGCGTCGGCGTCCACGTCGATCACGCGGCCGATGTCGCCGTTGAACACCTCGAGCTGATAGTTGTTGCGGGTCTGCAGCACGCGGTCGCCGGTGCGCAGCCGGGCGCCGTCGCCGCTACCCGCTTCCGAACCGGCCGCGGAGGCGGGCGCCGAGGCGGGCGCGGAAGCGCGGGCCGGGTTGAGACGTTCGCGCAGCCGGGCATTCAATTGCGCGGTGCCGAGCGGGCCGCGGTTCATCGGCGACAGCACCTGGATGTCGGAGCGCGGGTCGAGGTCGAAGCGGCGCGGAATACGGGTGGTGACCACGCGTTCGAGCGTGTCGGCCACCTGCTCCGGCTCGCGCCGCGCGATGAAGTAGAAGTCGCCGCCGGCGTCGGACGGTGCGGCGGGCTCGAACTCGCCGCGGTTGATGGCGTGCGCGGTGCGCACGATCTGGCTGGCCGCCGACTGCCGGAACACCTCCGCGAGGCGTACCGTGGGTATCGCCGCCACCAGCGCGAGGTCCGCCAGCACCGCGCCGGCGCCGACCGACGGAAGCTGATCGGCGTCGCCCACGAACAGCACGCGGCAGCGGTCGGGGACGGCGTCGAGCAGTGCGGCGAGCAGCACCACGTCGACCATCGACGCCTCGTCCACCACGACCAGGTCGGTGGCCAGCGGGTGTTCGCGGGTGCGGCTAAAGGTGCCGTCGCGCGGGCTGAACTCCAGCAGACGGTGGATGGTGCTGGCCGGCTGGCCGGTCGACTCCTCCAGCCGCTTGGCGGCGCGCCCGGTCGGGGCGGCC
This window encodes:
- a CDS encoding ribonucleoside-diphosphate reductase subunit alpha; amino-acid sequence: MSQMVIKRTGEVVDFDGGRIRVAISKAIRATAPPDQWDSLENGTLSAVVAAVVGEIDTRFTELYPNVENIQDIVEKHLVKNGLYEIAKAYILYRAERQQAREQHKDQVAEQSLLGKLTVRARDGRMLLFDIARLTRTIRAAAQGTAGVGGVALDAAIAVDEVARETIRNIYDGISSAEVEKALLLASASFIERDPSYSRLAARLFLRRIYKEVIGSPLAAENLDTDYRDAFRDGIRRGVEAGTFDARLLDYDFERLAGALRPERDDLFLYMGVQTLYERYFTRVEGAVIETPQAFWMRVAMGIAVPEQDREAQAIRFYELISSLRFVPSTPTLFHAGTNHPQLSSCYLTTVGDDLGSIFKAFSDNAQLSKWSGGLGNDWSNIRATGAAIRSTGVESQGVVPFLKIASDVTLAINRSGKRRGATCAYLETWHLDIEDFLDLRRNTGDERRRTHDMNTANWIPDLFMKRVLADREWTLFSPDETPDLHSLYGRRFEQRYLHYEELARAGKLRRHRTLPAVKLWRKMLSMLFETGHPWITFKDPCNIRSPQDHAGVVNSSNLCTEITLNTSATETAVCNLGSVNLEKHVTSGGVDEALLADTVTVAMRMLDNVIDINFYPTEEAKNSNLRHRPVGLGLMGLQDALFKLDLAYEDPATMTVVDRMMESISYHAILGSSRLAAERGTYASYRGSKWDRGVLPHDTLALLEEERGMALAVDAGGALDWTPVREHVARHGMRNSNTMAIAPTATISNIAGCFPSFEPPYKNIYVKSNISGEFTVINPYLVEDLRAAGHWNRETADQLKFHDGSLQEMRDLSPHLRRKYKVAFEIDPLWYLRLAAVRGKWLDQSQSLNVFMQGTSGRLLSDIYQFAWKLGLKTTYYLRAMAATQVEKATLGSAYGNTQRRATATAAANGAAGSRAGAPAVPAAANGMATAAAPAMDAASAAGSPANQAPAARDDTPAPAPACLLDDESCEVCQ
- a CDS encoding A/G-specific adenine glycosylase — protein: MLPDRHGEARRAGGTGAGRGPVRSVSAPEAGTAALDDAAVERFRRRVCWHGRRHYRVLPWRDTRDPYAILVSEVMLQQTQVTRALDHYARFLARFPDPAALAAAPLSAVLERWTGLGYNRRALALQRAAGAVVSEHGGLLPADRDALLRLPGVGPATAGAVLAFAFSQPAVFIETNIRRLFLHQFFPAADNVPDAALLPLVARTLDRRRPRHWYYALMDWGAVLGRRPGNPNRRSAHYSRQEPFAGSRRELRGRVLRLLTDRRCLPLAELQERCADERLAAVVADLAAEQFLTHTGALVCIAGHRAPPATRQSIYLP
- a CDS encoding NAD(P)-binding domain-containing protein, with the protein product MTVRQHAAPCALAAHTVAVATGFFDAPVRLGIPGEDLPKCSHCFHDGHPYYGRRVAVVGGGNSAVETAFDRQRAGALVTLVHRSAELRRGVKYWVRPELENRIADGAIEARFNTSVEAVEPDAIVVRGPGGRERLATPCCSGVGSDPATAGAGA
- a CDS encoding aldo/keto reductase, which produces MAPDLASWSAIGLGTWAMGGKGWRYSWGRQDDAQSEATIVRAVELGIDWIDTAPVYGVGHAEVVVGRTLAAHGLRPRVRVASKCGFLWQPGSRRPYPRLTAASVFGEVEASLRRLRTDRIDLYQIHWPGPDCDIDAAWESIGRLIEQGKVVAGGVCNLAADDLQRLHSARPVATLQLPYHLLDRAAEAELLPRCAALGVAALAYSPLASGILTEAFDARRRRRLPGDDWRAHAAAFNEPLLARHLRASAALRTLAAERGVRAEQLAIAWAAGHPAVRGVIVGARSPHQAEHAAAAAGLSVDGAARRLLAAAVEHAARVPGGRPAQ
- a CDS encoding AAA family ATPase, which produces ALLAAPARGPDAAVAAVAGDTGIELSGAQQAAAARLLRSKVGVLTGGPGTGKTTLVRWIAGSFRRVGARVALAAPTGRAAKRLEESTGQPASTIHRLLEFSPRDGTFSRTREHPLATDLVVVDEASMVDVVLLAALLDAVPDRCRVLFVGDADQLPSVGAGAVLADLALVAAIPTVRLAEVFRQSAASQIVRTAHAINRGEFEPAAPSDAGGDFYFIARREPEQVADTLERVVTTRIPRRFDLDPRSDIQVLSPMNRGPLGTAQLNARLRERLNPARASAPASAPASAAGSEAGSGDGARLRTGDRVLQTRNNYQLEVFNGDIGRVIDVDADAGAVRVDFAGRHVEYGGPDRDDLVLAYAISIHRSQGSEFPAVVIPVHTQHFVMLRRNLLYTAVTRGKRLVVLVGSEMAVSIAVRRGGERRRHSALAERVAAAAGAR